CAGTAGCCACAAGCAGTAGCAATACTGCAAGTGAAGGAGCTGCTTATTCCAGCAATATGACCTTGCAGTTGATCTTGCTGGCTCTAGCCCTTCTTTACTTGCTGCTTCGTCGCTTTGATTTTAAACAATTGCCGATCCGCTTTAAGTGGTCCACCTTGATCTGGGTACCCCTGCTCTTTGCAGCGATGGGACTTTTTGGGGATGTAATCTCAACGGTTTCGGGTGAATACAATTACCTAAGTCCAAGTCTTTGGCCTTATATCGATCCCATGCAGATCCTCCATAAGTTCATGGCTTTGAGTCCCATGGCGATTGCTTATGGTTTGCTCAATGGATTTTATGAAGAATTTTTCTTTTTGGGTTTAATGACTTCGGTGAGTGAGAAGAACAAGTGGAAGGCGTTGGCCTTTTCAACCCTGATCCGCTTTTCTTTCCACACCTATCAGGGGCTTCTCTGGGCCCTTGTGATTGGCGTCATTTATGGACTCTTTTATTACTTCATGTACAAGAAGGTCGTCAAGAATCTCTTGCCATTTTTCCTCATGCATGCCTTGGCAGATATGTTTGGCTCGAGTCTCATGTATCTCTTGATCAATTGGGGAAGTTGATCTTATAAAATTTTAGGAAAGGGTCTGTCAAGTGTTGACAGGCCTTTTTTTGAGTGCTATAGTAAAATCGTAAGCGCTTACCTAGTAAGGCGAAGCAGATGAAAAGAGGACGAGTCAGATGCCCTATAAAAAGAGGAGGACAGACAAATGGCAGGACCAGTGATAGAGGGAGAAAACTATCGGATCTCCGTATTAACGGAATCTTTGGTGCGCTTGGAATACTCAGAGGATGGTGTTTTTGAAGATGGTCAGACGCAGGTTGTACAAAATCGAGATTTTGGACCTGTTGCTTGCGAGGTTGTAGAGACAGAAGCTGTTCTCGATCTTCATACAGAGCATCTCCACCTCCATTTTGAAAAGGGACCTTTTGCACCGGATCGGCTTTATATCGAACTCAAGGGTCAGTATGCAGTCTATGGGAGCCGGTGGCACTATGGAGATCAGCCGGAGACCTTAAAGGGGACCAGTCGGACGCTTGACGAGGTCGATGGGGCTATGGAGTTGCAAGATGGGATCTTGAGCAAGGCTGGTTATGCTCTATTAGACGATTCCGCTTCCTACTTGTATGATGTCGAAAGCGGCTTTAGAGCACGGTCCTATCCAGAAGTGGATCTGTATTTTTTCGGTTATGGGCGCGATTATCTAGGTGCCTTGAAAGATTTTTACCATCTGACAGGACAGCCACCCCTCTTGCCACGTTATGCTCTTGGCAACTGGTGGAGTCGGTATTGGCCTTATACCAGTCAGGAGTACACAGATTTGA
The DNA window shown above is from Streptococcus sp. S1 and carries:
- a CDS encoding CPBP family intramembrane glutamic endopeptidase — translated: MTFFNRIRPKQPLKELKWFDIGIVTAILFGQFIIRSTQLFLASFQPVAQTAVATSSSNTASEGAAYSSNMTLQLILLALALLYLLLRRFDFKQLPIRFKWSTLIWVPLLFAAMGLFGDVISTVSGEYNYLSPSLWPYIDPMQILHKFMALSPMAIAYGLLNGFYEEFFFLGLMTSVSEKNKWKALAFSTLIRFSFHTYQGLLWALVIGVIYGLFYYFMYKKVVKNLLPFFLMHALADMFGSSLMYLLINWGS